The proteins below are encoded in one region of Berryella intestinalis:
- the coaD gene encoding pantetheine-phosphate adenylyltransferase yields MKRALTPGTFDPITLGHLDVITRASQLVDEVVVAVAASKKKNPLFDIDERVALVERAVAHLPNVRVVAFDSLLVDFAREVEATVVIKGLRAITDFEYEFQMTAMNYQLDEELETVFIMSSPEYMYLSSSIVREIASLKGDYARFVPTCVAEALAERFGG; encoded by the coding sequence ATGAAGCGAGCGCTCACACCGGGGACCTTCGACCCCATCACGCTCGGCCATCTCGACGTCATCACGCGCGCGTCGCAGCTCGTGGACGAAGTGGTGGTGGCCGTCGCCGCATCGAAGAAGAAGAATCCTCTGTTCGATATCGACGAGCGCGTGGCGTTGGTCGAGCGGGCCGTCGCCCACCTCCCGAACGTGCGCGTGGTCGCCTTCGACTCCCTCCTGGTCGACTTTGCCCGCGAGGTCGAGGCGACGGTCGTGATCAAGGGCCTGCGCGCCATCACCGACTTCGAGTACGAGTTCCAGATGACGGCGATGAACTACCAGCTCGACGAAGAGCTGGAGACGGTGTTCATCATGTCGTCGCCGGAATACATGTACCTGTCCTCTTCCATCGTTCGCGAAATAGCCAGCTTGAAAGGGGATTACGCACGTTTCGTGCCCACGTGCGTCGCCGAGGCGCTGGCCGAGCGCTTCGGCGGCTGA
- the rpsP gene encoding 30S ribosomal protein S16 yields the protein MAVKIRLARHGAKKRPYYRVVVADSRSPRDGRFIEEIGRYNPCAEPTMVSFNDERLKYWLECGAQPTDTVARLIKGRESE from the coding sequence ATGGCAGTCAAAATTCGCCTTGCCCGTCACGGCGCGAAGAAGCGTCCGTACTACCGCGTCGTCGTCGCCGATTCCCGCTCGCCGCGCGATGGTCGCTTCATCGAGGAGATCGGCCGTTACAACCCCTGCGCCGAACCCACCATGGTGTCGTTCAACGACGAGCGCCTGAAGTACTGGCTCGAGTGCGGCGCCCAGCCCACCGACACCGTCGCCCGCCTCATCAAGGGCCGCGAGAGCGAATAA
- the rpmF gene encoding 50S ribosomal protein L32, translated as MAVPKQRMGRIRTRTRRATHDRIDAPSRSVCPQCGEVKLPHRVCPNCGFYKNREVVETD; from the coding sequence ATGGCAGTACCTAAACAACGCATGGGCCGTATCCGCACCCGTACCCGTCGCGCCACCCATGACCGCATCGATGCGCCTTCGCGCTCCGTCTGCCCGCAGTGCGGCGAGGTCAAACTGCCTCATCGCGTCTGCCCCAACTGCGGTTTCTATAAGAACCGCGAGGTTGTCGAGACCGACTAG
- the ftsY gene encoding signal recognition particle-docking protein FtsY yields MGLFGRFTEGLQRSRERFKEQMNVLLDRGPDLDDEFWDGLEEALILADIGGALASELVLDLRDTATRRALPDAYAVLDLLKERIADSFSEPRPEVFDEGRSVVLFVGINGAGKTTTCGKIAKQARDSGRSVVLGSADTFRAAAIEQLEVWAKRAGVEICARERGADPASVCYDTIERAEALDADLVLIDTAGRLHTSADLMRELGKVVGVVRKRADAPVHTVLVIDATTGQNGLNQAREFHSALDLDGVVVTKLDGTAKGGIALAVSHSLGLPVLKLGVGEGLDDLKPFDAREYADALIGSFDARSA; encoded by the coding sequence ATGGGTTTGTTCGGACGGTTCACCGAAGGGTTGCAGCGCTCGAGGGAGCGCTTCAAAGAGCAGATGAACGTTCTGCTCGACCGGGGCCCCGACCTCGACGACGAGTTCTGGGACGGCCTCGAGGAGGCGCTGATACTCGCCGACATCGGCGGGGCGCTCGCTTCCGAGCTGGTCTTGGATCTGCGCGACACCGCGACGAGGCGGGCGCTTCCCGACGCCTACGCGGTGCTCGACCTTCTGAAAGAGCGCATAGCCGACTCGTTTTCCGAACCCCGCCCCGAGGTGTTCGACGAGGGCCGCTCCGTGGTGCTGTTCGTCGGCATCAACGGGGCGGGCAAAACCACCACCTGCGGCAAGATCGCCAAACAGGCGCGCGATTCGGGCCGCTCGGTGGTGCTGGGCAGCGCCGACACGTTCCGTGCCGCCGCCATCGAGCAGCTGGAGGTGTGGGCGAAGCGGGCCGGGGTGGAGATATGCGCGCGCGAGCGCGGGGCCGACCCGGCCAGCGTGTGCTACGACACCATCGAGCGCGCCGAGGCCCTCGACGCCGATTTGGTCCTCATCGACACCGCAGGACGCCTCCATACCTCGGCCGACCTTATGCGCGAGTTGGGCAAGGTGGTGGGCGTCGTGCGCAAGCGCGCCGACGCTCCCGTGCACACGGTCCTCGTGATCGACGCCACTACCGGCCAAAACGGGCTGAACCAGGCGCGCGAGTTCCACTCCGCGCTCGATCTGGACGGCGTCGTCGTCACCAAGCTCGACGGCACCGCGAAAGGCGGCATCGCGCTCGCTGTGTCGCACAGCCTGGGCCTACCCGTGCTGAAGCTCGGGGTGGGCGAGGGCCTGGACGATCTGAAGCCCTTCGACGCGCGCGAGTACGCCGACGCGCTCATCGGGAGCTTCGACGCGCGCAGCGCCTAG
- a CDS encoding YceD family protein, whose amino-acid sequence MARFATIKIPAELFAPAESSRYEGLFDLGTLHAGSDEYRFSDPVAWEVDVTNTGEALLVSGRASGCAVVDCARCLDEVEFDLEGEIEGYFLIGSEQDGVEGLDDDEFDVLPANHEIDLVPLIEAALLVEVPFVPLCRDDCAGLCPNCGANLNEGDCGCGGDAAVREFDEAANPFSVLKRIDLG is encoded by the coding sequence ATGGCCAGATTCGCAACCATCAAGATCCCTGCCGAGCTCTTCGCACCTGCGGAGAGCTCTCGCTATGAGGGTCTGTTCGACCTGGGAACGCTGCATGCCGGAAGCGACGAGTACCGCTTTTCGGATCCGGTTGCCTGGGAGGTCGACGTCACCAACACCGGCGAGGCGCTCCTTGTTTCGGGGCGGGCGAGCGGGTGCGCCGTCGTGGATTGCGCGCGCTGCCTCGACGAGGTGGAGTTCGACCTGGAAGGCGAGATCGAGGGGTATTTCCTCATCGGCTCCGAACAAGACGGCGTCGAGGGTCTCGACGACGACGAGTTCGACGTGCTTCCCGCCAACCACGAGATCGACCTGGTTCCGCTCATCGAAGCCGCTTTGCTGGTGGAGGTTCCCTTCGTGCCGCTGTGCCGGGACGACTGCGCGGGGCTGTGCCCGAACTGCGGCGCGAACCTCAACGAGGGCGACTGCGGTTGCGGCGGGGACGCCGCCGTGCGCGAGTTCGATGAGGCCGCGAACCCGTTTTCGGTCCTCAAGCGGATCGATCTGGGATAG
- the rnc gene encoding ribonuclease III — protein sequence MNLTEEQRGKLALAEKIVQHRFENEDLLLSAITHPSATEGRSVKYSYERLEFLGDSILGSIVASTAFHRFHDLDEGGLTRIKVALVSGTSLSEVAAGLGFADAIVFGSSETGTGKRGLHSALENVFEAVVAALYLDGGMDAANEFVQRTLIPRMSIDMAREPENPKSALQEKLQEGGITPTYKLVETQGPPHDRTFVAQVFAGTQGLARGTGRTKKEAESQAAKSTLARLGEFFGFGLDEEEKAKKDVANAQAKAERTVADAFAKADKITANAEARARKAAERAAARKGRKLHKAD from the coding sequence ATGAACCTTACTGAAGAGCAGCGGGGCAAGCTTGCGCTTGCCGAGAAGATCGTGCAGCATCGATTCGAAAACGAGGACCTGCTGCTGTCGGCCATCACGCACCCGTCGGCAACCGAGGGCCGTTCGGTCAAGTACTCCTACGAGCGTCTCGAGTTTTTGGGCGACTCCATCCTGGGCTCCATCGTCGCCTCGACGGCGTTTCACCGCTTCCACGACCTCGACGAGGGGGGTCTGACCCGCATCAAGGTGGCGCTGGTGTCCGGCACGAGCCTTTCGGAGGTGGCGGCCGGGCTGGGGTTCGCCGATGCGATCGTGTTCGGGTCCTCGGAGACCGGCACGGGCAAGCGCGGGCTGCACTCCGCCTTGGAAAACGTGTTCGAGGCCGTGGTGGCGGCCCTGTACCTCGACGGCGGCATGGACGCCGCAAACGAGTTCGTCCAGCGCACCCTCATCCCGCGCATGTCGATCGACATGGCCCGCGAGCCCGAGAACCCCAAGAGCGCCCTTCAGGAAAAGCTCCAGGAAGGCGGCATCACGCCCACGTACAAGCTGGTCGAAACCCAGGGACCGCCGCACGACCGCACCTTCGTCGCCCAGGTGTTCGCCGGGACCCAGGGCCTGGCGCGCGGAACGGGCCGCACGAAGAAGGAGGCCGAGAGCCAGGCGGCGAAAAGCACCCTCGCCCGTCTGGGCGAGTTCTTCGGTTTCGGCTTGGACGAGGAGGAAAAGGCCAAGAAAGACGTGGCCAACGCCCAGGCCAAGGCCGAGCGCACGGTGGCCGACGCCTTCGCCAAAGCGGACAAGATCACCGCGAACGCGGAAGCCCGCGCGCGCAAGGCGGCCGAGCGGGCCGCTGCTCGCAAGGGCAGGAAGCTCCACAAGGCGGATTAG
- a CDS encoding KH domain-containing protein, with translation MADQPTEIASLVECIVAPLIDHKDDLQISSSVSPEGVVLVEVKVNEEDAGKIIGRQGRVIKSIRTLARAAASRTNTHVEVEIIE, from the coding sequence ATGGCCGATCAGCCCACTGAAATCGCCAGCCTGGTCGAGTGCATCGTCGCTCCCCTCATCGACCACAAAGACGACCTGCAGATCTCTTCGAGCGTTTCTCCCGAAGGGGTCGTGTTGGTCGAAGTGAAGGTCAACGAGGAGGATGCGGGCAAGATCATCGGCCGCCAGGGCCGCGTGATCAAGTCGATCCGCACGCTTGCCCGCGCCGCTGCGTCGCGCACCAACACGCACGTGGAAGTCGAGATCATCGAGTAG
- the rsmD gene encoding 16S rRNA (guanine(966)-N(2))-methyltransferase RsmD, producing the protein MRIIAGQFKGRPIDAPAGDATRPTVDRVREALFSSLISIGGPLEGACVLDAFAGSGALGIESLSRGAARAVFCECDPKAHRVVVSNLARCKVGRDRACVLRADVFNSAARLGPVPFNLVFLDPPYRYAPEEALSIPACLAASGMLAEGALVAYEFDAKSGGAVRERAEAAGFSLLADKRYGKTGVAILQVEG; encoded by the coding sequence GTGCGCATCATAGCAGGACAGTTCAAGGGCCGTCCCATCGACGCGCCTGCGGGGGATGCGACGCGCCCGACGGTCGATCGGGTGCGAGAGGCCCTGTTCAGCTCGCTTATCAGCATCGGAGGGCCCCTCGAGGGCGCGTGCGTGCTCGACGCCTTCGCCGGGTCGGGCGCGCTGGGCATCGAGTCTCTGTCCCGCGGGGCGGCCCGCGCCGTGTTCTGCGAGTGCGATCCGAAGGCGCATCGCGTCGTCGTATCCAACCTCGCGCGGTGCAAAGTCGGGCGCGACCGCGCCTGCGTGCTGAGGGCCGACGTTTTCAATTCGGCGGCGCGCCTGGGTCCCGTCCCGTTTAACCTCGTGTTCCTCGACCCCCCGTACCGGTACGCTCCCGAAGAGGCGCTGTCGATCCCGGCCTGCCTCGCGGCGTCCGGGATGCTGGCTGAAGGCGCGCTCGTCGCCTACGAGTTCGACGCGAAGTCGGGCGGGGCGGTGCGCGAGCGGGCCGAAGCCGCCGGGTTCTCGCTGTTGGCGGATAAAAGGTACGGAAAGACCGGCGTCGCGATCCTGCAGGTCGAAGGGTAG
- the plsX gene encoding phosphate acyltransferase PlsX encodes MQEKVTIAVDALGGDHAPSVVLDGVAEALAADENLNIVLCGPAQTVEPFAARHARCVAQATTEFIDMAEHPANAVRKKKDSSIVVGCRLVKEGAAQGFFSAGSTGACLAAATLVMGRIKGVARPALATVVPSPLKPTVLCDVGANADCKPEYLVQFARMASVYAEKVLGVDDPSVGLLNIGEEETKGSQFAQQAHELLKEKEPRFKGNAEGRDVLAGTFDVIVTDGFTGNVALKTLEGTAKVLFGQLKQVLTASPTAKLGALAIKGGLSDLKNRVDADAYGGAPLLGVKGACIVGHGSSNARAVRNGILTTALVVRADVSGLIEQTALR; translated from the coding sequence ATGCAGGAAAAGGTAACGATAGCGGTCGATGCTCTGGGTGGCGATCACGCCCCCTCGGTGGTGCTCGACGGCGTTGCCGAGGCGCTTGCGGCCGACGAGAACCTCAACATCGTGCTGTGCGGTCCCGCGCAGACCGTGGAACCCTTCGCGGCCCGGCACGCCCGCTGCGTGGCGCAGGCGACCACCGAGTTCATCGATATGGCCGAGCATCCGGCCAACGCGGTTCGCAAGAAGAAGGACTCCTCCATCGTCGTGGGATGCCGCCTGGTGAAGGAGGGCGCCGCCCAGGGGTTCTTCTCCGCTGGGTCGACCGGGGCCTGCCTGGCGGCCGCCACGCTGGTCATGGGCCGCATCAAAGGGGTGGCCCGCCCTGCTCTGGCCACCGTGGTGCCCTCGCCCCTCAAACCCACGGTGCTGTGCGACGTCGGGGCCAACGCCGACTGCAAGCCCGAATACCTCGTGCAGTTCGCCCGCATGGCAAGCGTGTACGCCGAGAAGGTCCTGGGCGTGGACGATCCGAGCGTGGGGCTTTTGAACATCGGGGAAGAGGAAACCAAGGGGTCGCAGTTCGCGCAGCAGGCCCACGAGCTTCTGAAGGAGAAGGAGCCCCGCTTCAAGGGCAACGCCGAGGGCCGCGATGTGCTGGCGGGGACGTTCGACGTGATCGTCACGGACGGGTTCACCGGCAACGTCGCCCTCAAAACGCTCGAGGGGACGGCCAAGGTGCTGTTCGGGCAGCTCAAACAGGTCCTTACGGCATCCCCCACGGCGAAGCTGGGGGCGTTGGCCATCAAGGGCGGGCTGAGCGACCTCAAGAACAGGGTCGACGCCGACGCGTACGGCGGCGCCCCGCTTCTGGGCGTCAAGGGCGCCTGCATCGTCGGGCACGGTTCGTCCAACGCGCGCGCCGTGCGCAACGGCATCCTCACCACCGCGTTGGTGGTGCGCGCCGACGTTTCTGGTTTAATCGAGCAAACCGCGCTGCGGTAA
- the ffh gene encoding signal recognition particle protein has product MFESLSDRLQGVFANLRGKGRLTESDINEAMREIRMALLEADVNFKVVKDFTANATAKCMESDILDSLTPAQNVIKVVMDELTRILGGTDATLELSPNRIPNVIMLVGLQGSGKTTAAAKLAYLLKQQNHKPQLVACDVYRPAAADQLETLGGEIGVAVFRGDGADPVAIAKAGVREAVDNLRDVVIIDTAGRLHVDEAMMTEAENIRSAVEPDEILMVVDAMTGQDVVNVAKAFAERVDFDGVIMSKMDGDARGGGALSVREATGKPIKFVSSGEKPDSLEAFHPDRMARRILGMGDVLSLIESAVKVQKEEEEAEVAERLARADLNLNDFIDMNRQIRKMGGISRLIGALPGGDKALAQGQVDERALDSMEVIINSMTKAEREKPDLINGQRRARIAAGAGVTVTDVNQLMKRYGEARKMVKKMMPAITEQPARGKKGKKGKKGKKQRRPLLPGMPGGGFGGMNMSDLKKIQDLMKGE; this is encoded by the coding sequence ATGTTCGAAAGCCTGAGCGACCGCCTCCAAGGCGTGTTCGCCAACCTGCGCGGCAAGGGCCGCCTCACCGAGTCCGACATCAACGAGGCCATGCGCGAGATCCGCATGGCGCTGCTCGAAGCCGACGTCAACTTCAAAGTGGTGAAGGACTTCACGGCCAACGCCACGGCGAAGTGCATGGAAAGCGACATCCTCGATTCGCTCACGCCGGCCCAAAACGTCATCAAGGTCGTGATGGACGAGCTGACGCGCATCCTGGGCGGAACCGATGCGACGCTCGAGCTGTCACCCAACCGCATACCCAACGTCATCATGCTCGTGGGCCTTCAGGGCTCGGGCAAGACCACGGCGGCGGCGAAGCTCGCCTACCTGCTGAAGCAGCAGAACCACAAGCCCCAGCTCGTGGCATGCGACGTGTACCGTCCCGCGGCCGCCGACCAGCTGGAGACCCTGGGTGGGGAGATCGGGGTCGCGGTGTTTCGCGGCGACGGAGCCGATCCGGTCGCCATCGCCAAGGCGGGCGTGCGCGAGGCGGTGGACAACCTGCGCGACGTCGTGATCATCGACACGGCGGGCCGCCTGCACGTCGACGAGGCCATGATGACCGAGGCGGAAAACATCCGTTCGGCGGTCGAGCCCGACGAGATCCTCATGGTGGTCGACGCCATGACCGGCCAAGACGTGGTCAACGTCGCCAAGGCGTTCGCCGAGCGGGTCGATTTCGACGGCGTGATCATGTCCAAGATGGACGGCGACGCCCGCGGCGGCGGCGCGCTGTCGGTGCGCGAGGCTACGGGAAAGCCCATCAAGTTCGTCTCGTCGGGCGAGAAGCCCGATTCGCTGGAGGCCTTCCATCCCGACCGCATGGCCCGGCGCATCCTGGGCATGGGCGACGTCCTAAGCCTTATCGAAAGCGCCGTGAAGGTCCAGAAGGAAGAGGAGGAGGCCGAGGTCGCCGAACGGCTGGCCCGGGCGGACCTGAACCTGAACGACTTCATCGACATGAACCGCCAGATCCGCAAGATGGGCGGCATCTCGCGCCTTATCGGCGCGCTGCCCGGCGGCGACAAGGCGCTTGCCCAAGGCCAGGTCGATGAAAGGGCGCTCGACAGCATGGAGGTCATCATCAACTCGATGACCAAGGCCGAGCGCGAGAAGCCCGACCTCATCAACGGCCAGCGCCGCGCCCGCATCGCCGCCGGCGCCGGGGTGACCGTCACCGACGTGAACCAGCTGATGAAGCGTTACGGCGAGGCGCGCAAGATGGTGAAGAAGATGATGCCCGCCATCACCGAGCAACCCGCGCGCGGCAAGAAGGGCAAGAAGGGGAAGAAGGGCAAGAAGCAGCGCCGCCCGTTGCTTCCCGGCATGCCGGGCGGCGGTTTCGGCGGCATGAACATGTCGGATCTGAAGAAGATCCAGGATCTGATGAAGGGGGAGTAA
- the smc gene encoding chromosome segregation protein SMC yields the protein MHLKSLVLKGFKSFADRSALSLEPGITAVVGPNGSGKSNISDAVLWVLGERNARHLRGQAMEDVIFSGSTARKPVSVAEVELVLDNSDGTLPIDYSEVSIMRRLYRSGESEYLVNGSVARRMDVLDILHDTGLGTGTHSIISQGSLDSILQSRPEDRRALIEEAAGILKHKQRKEKSARKLEQMDNHLARVRDVHAEIAKQLAPLERKAKRAREHAEASARLSEVRLALAVDDLRSLQGRWDEIVAQEGRIASDIDDRRALVARCEQAVIDLQQLIQRETAGAGEIARSQRRASSAAERLDSAEMLLREKRRAAQSYEADVRISLSSAASKRREARFELDRSRAALEEVEALFAAASAKVDELSSQRDEAVARRRAVERELDGLQVTVRKDEREREEIRHRRASVGDTLSNELAREQVIDARRTEIDADIAAARSDFEQKRARLESLRASFDGLIEGERAAQVELSSALERRDAARAAAHAAQDAVRAAENEIAALEQLQRAGRADDPALSWLVDGTDRFKGVLAPLSKAVGAPQGLESLVESLLGEDLAGLVAPDSARVREAVEALLEEGRAGNVSLVARTASAPARCEAPRGRPLVELLSYSEDAAGAVESLLGDVIVVDTAREALEAQRGAGGAPVRFASRDGVVAWPSGKVRVYGAARKEADGVLARERRLDQLSARLSETVEAKGARDGEALAAEGACRTAQERSLELSQQLARCRGEVDSAAAEADRAEKKLAAFVRERDEITGQLERARQKVGDLRPAVEKMDARLCEIEGGLVAARARVEELEEGIVPLRREAGRLNEEFANAKLSLATLTERRTYARRVVEARGRDIALIDEQAESSVEVLAVKRAAQKRCEPLLEAMGCLGASLRRRVRALEEALASSEQASSGFTESAARARGEAQAAREGFDEANARMTQVRVDKGRLEVQIEAAVTAITRDCATSIETAQGLPELEDRAAFEDEMFRLERRIKNMGSVNPDAAAEFEQLKKRTDFLEAQLADMEAARTSLDSIVRIIEKRMKDDFVRTFDEVNSGFSEIFSVLFPGGQARLELVDPSDVDGTGIEVVAQPRGKRITKMMLMSGGEKSLTALALLFAVYRIRSTPFYILDEVEAALDDSNLRRLAAYVDSLRNETQLIMITHQRRTMEMADVLFGVSMQGDGVTRVISQKLEHALKHAE from the coding sequence ATGCACCTGAAATCGCTCGTCCTCAAAGGGTTCAAGTCGTTCGCCGACCGCAGCGCCCTCTCCCTCGAACCGGGGATCACCGCCGTGGTCGGCCCCAACGGTTCGGGCAAGTCGAACATCTCCGACGCGGTGCTGTGGGTTCTGGGCGAGCGCAACGCCCGCCACCTGCGCGGGCAGGCTATGGAAGATGTCATCTTCTCGGGCTCCACGGCGCGCAAGCCCGTGTCGGTGGCCGAGGTCGAGCTGGTGCTGGACAACTCCGACGGGACGCTTCCCATCGATTACTCCGAAGTGTCGATCATGCGCCGCCTGTACCGCAGCGGCGAGTCGGAGTACCTGGTGAACGGGTCGGTGGCGCGCCGCATGGACGTGCTGGACATCCTGCACGACACCGGGTTGGGGACGGGGACGCACTCCATCATCTCGCAGGGAAGCCTCGACTCGATCCTCCAGTCGCGCCCCGAGGACCGTCGCGCGCTCATCGAGGAGGCGGCGGGCATCCTCAAGCACAAGCAGCGCAAGGAGAAAAGCGCCCGCAAGCTCGAGCAGATGGACAACCACCTGGCCCGCGTGCGCGATGTTCATGCGGAGATCGCGAAGCAGCTGGCTCCCCTGGAACGCAAGGCGAAGCGCGCCCGCGAGCATGCCGAGGCGTCGGCCCGCCTTTCCGAGGTGAGGCTGGCGTTGGCAGTGGACGACCTGCGGTCGCTTCAGGGTCGTTGGGACGAGATCGTTGCGCAGGAAGGCCGGATCGCGTCGGACATCGACGACCGCCGCGCGCTGGTTGCCCGGTGCGAGCAGGCCGTGATAGACCTCCAGCAGCTTATCCAGCGCGAAACCGCGGGCGCCGGCGAGATCGCCCGGTCCCAGCGCCGCGCCTCGTCGGCGGCCGAGCGCCTCGACTCGGCCGAGATGCTGTTGCGCGAAAAGCGCCGCGCCGCCCAAAGCTACGAGGCGGACGTGCGCATCTCGCTTTCGTCCGCCGCGTCCAAGAGGCGGGAGGCCCGCTTCGAACTCGATCGGTCGCGTGCGGCCCTCGAAGAGGTCGAGGCCCTGTTCGCCGCCGCTTCGGCCAAGGTCGATGAGCTTTCCTCCCAGCGCGACGAGGCGGTCGCGCGCCGGCGCGCGGTCGAGCGCGAGCTCGACGGGCTGCAGGTGACCGTACGCAAAGACGAGCGGGAGCGGGAAGAGATACGCCACCGCCGCGCATCCGTGGGCGACACCCTTTCGAACGAGCTCGCCCGCGAGCAGGTCATCGATGCGCGCCGCACCGAGATAGACGCCGATATCGCCGCGGCCCGAAGCGACTTCGAGCAGAAGCGAGCGCGGCTCGAGTCGCTGCGCGCGTCTTTCGACGGGCTCATCGAAGGGGAGCGGGCTGCCCAGGTCGAGCTTTCCTCGGCGCTGGAGAGGCGCGACGCCGCGCGCGCGGCGGCCCATGCGGCCCAAGACGCCGTCCGTGCGGCCGAAAACGAGATCGCGGCCCTCGAGCAGCTCCAACGAGCGGGGCGCGCCGACGATCCGGCCCTCTCGTGGCTGGTGGACGGCACGGACCGCTTCAAGGGCGTGCTCGCGCCGCTGTCCAAGGCGGTCGGCGCGCCGCAGGGTCTGGAGTCCTTGGTCGAAAGCCTTCTGGGCGAGGACCTCGCCGGCCTCGTCGCGCCCGACTCCGCCCGCGTGCGCGAGGCGGTCGAGGCGCTGCTGGAGGAAGGCCGTGCGGGAAACGTGAGCCTGGTCGCGCGCACGGCGAGCGCCCCGGCTCGCTGCGAGGCCCCGCGGGGTCGCCCTTTGGTGGAGCTCCTTTCGTACAGCGAAGACGCCGCAGGCGCGGTGGAGTCGCTTCTGGGGGACGTGATCGTCGTCGATACGGCCCGCGAGGCGCTCGAGGCGCAGCGCGGCGCCGGCGGCGCGCCCGTCCGGTTCGCCTCCCGGGACGGCGTTGTGGCGTGGCCCTCGGGGAAGGTACGCGTGTACGGGGCGGCCCGCAAGGAGGCAGACGGCGTTTTGGCCCGCGAACGCCGCCTCGACCAGCTGTCCGCGCGGCTCTCCGAGACCGTCGAAGCGAAGGGGGCCCGCGACGGGGAGGCGCTTGCGGCCGAAGGCGCCTGCCGCACGGCCCAGGAGAGGAGCCTCGAGCTCAGCCAGCAGCTGGCCCGTTGCCGCGGCGAGGTCGATTCCGCGGCCGCCGAGGCCGATCGGGCCGAGAAGAAGCTGGCTGCCTTCGTCCGCGAACGGGACGAGATCACCGGCCAGCTGGAGCGGGCCCGCCAGAAGGTAGGGGATCTGCGCCCGGCCGTCGAGAAGATGGACGCGCGCCTGTGCGAGATCGAAGGCGGCCTGGTTGCTGCGCGAGCCCGCGTCGAGGAGCTGGAAGAGGGGATCGTCCCGCTTCGCCGCGAGGCGGGGCGCCTGAACGAGGAGTTCGCAAACGCCAAGCTCTCGCTGGCGACGCTTACCGAGAGGCGCACGTACGCCCGCCGCGTCGTCGAGGCGCGCGGGCGCGACATCGCCCTGATCGACGAGCAGGCCGAGTCCTCCGTCGAGGTCCTGGCGGTCAAGCGCGCCGCCCAGAAGCGCTGCGAGCCCCTGCTCGAGGCCATGGGCTGCCTGGGGGCTTCTCTGCGGCGCCGCGTGCGCGCCCTCGAGGAGGCGCTGGCAAGCTCTGAGCAGGCATCGTCGGGCTTCACCGAAAGCGCGGCGCGGGCCCGCGGCGAGGCGCAGGCGGCGCGGGAGGGCTTCGATGAGGCCAACGCCCGCATGACGCAGGTACGCGTCGACAAGGGCCGCCTGGAGGTTCAGATCGAGGCGGCCGTCACGGCGATCACGCGCGATTGCGCGACGTCGATCGAGACGGCCCAGGGCCTTCCCGAGCTCGAGGACCGCGCTGCGTTCGAAGACGAGATGTTCAGGCTCGAGCGGCGCATCAAGAACATGGGCTCGGTCAACCCCGACGCCGCCGCGGAATTCGAGCAGCTGAAGAAGCGCACGGATTTCCTCGAGGCCCAGCTGGCGGACATGGAGGCGGCGCGCACGTCGCTCGATTCGATCGTGCGCATCATCGAGAAGCGCATGAAAGACGATTTCGTCCGCACGTTCGACGAAGTGAACAGCGGTTTCTCGGAGATATTCTCCGTCTTGTTCCCGGGGGGCCAGGCGCGCCTCGAGCTGGTGGACCCGTCGGATGTCGACGGCACGGGCATCGAGGTCGTCGCGCAGCCCCGCGGCAAGCGCATCACCAAGATGATGCTGATGTCGGGCGGCGAGAAATCGCTCACGGCGCTCGCGCTGCTGTTCGCGGTCTACCGCATTCGCTCGACTCCGTTCTATATACTGGACGAGGTCGAGGCTGCGCTCGACGATTCGAACCTGCGCCGCCTGGCCGCCTACGTCGATTCGCTGCGCAACGAGACGCAACTGATCATGATCACGCACCAGAGGCGCACGATGGAGATGGCCGACGTGCTGTTCGGCGTCTCGATGCAAGGCGACGGCGTTACGCGCGTCATCAGCCAGAAGCTCGAACACGCGCTCAAGCACGCAGAATAG